TCACCGTCCCTCTTCGTCTGTACCGCGGCGCCGGGTGTCCTCGTCCGGGTGGAAGCGGACCGAGCGGGTGAGGACGTCACGAGCCACCTCGGTGACCGTGCGTCCCTGGGCGAAGGCCCGGGCCCGCATGCGGTCGAGCGCCTGCCGGGGGTCGATCCCCAGCTGAACCATGATCATTCCCACGGCCTGGTGGACTTCCGCGTGATCGGCCGCCGCGGCTTCCACCCACGACGCTACTCCGCCGTTGGCCGACCGGCCGTTGTCCTCCGCCCCGGGCAGCTGGTTGAGCACGGCGTAGGTGACGGCGTCGCGCACCAGCAGAGCGATCCGCAGCTCCCGTTCGGACAGGGCGCCGACGGCGTCGCGGTACAGGTCGAGGGTGCCGATGGCCTGCCCGCTGGTCCCGAGGGGCAGGGAGAACACCGCACGGACACCCAGTTCGACCGCAGCCTGTGAGAAAACCGGCCACCGGCGGGCATCGGGCCCCCCGGTCAGGTCCGCGGCCAGAACCGGCGCCGCCAGCTCCAGCGCGGCCCGGCACGGGCCGTCACCGAGCGTGTACTGCGCCTCGGCGATACGGGCCGCGGTCTCGTCGCTGGCGCACCACAGGGCGCGTACGGAGTTGCCCGCGCCCAGGGACACCGAGACGCCGGTCACCGGGAGAAGCCGCAAAGTCGCCTGGCACAATGCCGCGGGCACCTGCCTGGTGCCCGGTCCCCGGGAGGCCCGGGCGAGGGCATCCGTGACGTGCTGCCGGTCCCAGGGGTCGTCACCGCGCTGTTGGGACCACACCTGTCACACCTCCGCCGGTCATGCCCGGCCATCCACTGTGAGGGGTCAGTATTGCGCACCGCCGTGAACCGGACCGGCAACCCTCCCGCTGTGGCCGATGGACGTCTGGTCGGGGTTGCCGTGCGCCTTCTATCGTGGCGGATGCCCAGGACCCCGGCGCGCAGGTGCTCGGTAGCTGACCTCCGTATCAGGGAGCCGGCATGTGGAAGGGCGGAACGATCCGCGACCGTGGTCGAGGTCTGCCCGGAGCGCCTCCCGAGGCCGTCCTGTGCCGGGAGCCCGCACGGTGGATCGGCCCGAAGAGACGGGGTGCGGTACGTCCTCCCGGCCGGTGGCCGGACATCGCGCCGCCGCGCCCGAGACCTCCGCAGGGCTGTCGCTGAGGGCGCCTCCCCGCAGGCAGGGACGGCGGCCTTCCCCGTGGGGGAGCCGGCAGAGCTGCCGGGGAAGGCCGCGCGGCGGTTTCGGAACTCCTGAGCGGCCATGGGGCATCAACCATCCCGCGCCGACGGTGCCCCATGGTCACGCCGCGGACCCGGTCGTATACGACAGGGAGCCGGCCGGGTTCGCGGGCAGGAGGAACCGGGTTCCGGTGCGGGAGGCGACAGGGCGGCCGTGCGGACAGCCGCGCCGGGCCACTCGATTCGGGGTCGGTCAGACGACGCCGATCGCGCAGGGCGGACGGCCGTCGTCCTGGCCCGGCCCTGTGGGCAGACCGTCGAGGAAGGTGAAGTCCCGCTCGGCGCACGCCGGCCGGAAGACCCGCATCACCCGCGCCGCGCCGCGCACGATCCGCAGTTCTCCACCGCGGGCGACGGCACGATCCTGGATCCGGTCCAGGAGCCGCAGGCCACCGCCGTCCAGGAAGGTCACCGCGCGCAGGTCGACCACCAGGTCCAGCGGCTGCCCGGCGACGAGCCGGTCCGTCCGGGGCGTCAGAGTGAGGGACGCCTGGATATCGATCTCTCCGCGCAGTTCGATGACAATGGTGACAATGGTGTTCTCCGTATCCGTCCGCATGATGTGTTCACGCATGACGAAGCCGGATTCGTCGACGCTCATGGGAACCTCCGGCGATATCCCGCGGATGGCCGGGCAGGACCGGACCGCTCCCCGACCTTGGCCCTGACCCGGCGGCACCGACGGGGTCCCGGTCGGCAGCACCTTCGTACACCACGGCGAAATGGCGCCACCACCTGGTTCGTACCGGCGAACAGTTTCGGTTTCATGTCGGACGACATCGGACCGTAACGCCTGTTCATTCGATACGCGACATAGCCTTGTCCGGTCTTTTCGGCATCTCGATATCCGCCCTCGGCAGGCGCAATATCGACGGTTGACTTGTCGTCGGCCCATGGTTGGGTGTCCTGTGGAAAGGACAGTTCCCAGAACTTCGCTCCCGGACCGGAAGCAGGTGTCGCGTACGGACATGGCAGCCCCCGGAGAATCTCCCCGAGTAGAAAATGCACTGTTGCGTCTGCTCGACGACGCGGTGCGCATTGAGGACGAGGAAGGTCTGCTGCACCGGCTGGTCCAGGACGCGGTCGGCCTGCCCCGAGTCGAAGCGGCCGGGTGTGTACTCCTCCCCCTCGACGGCCACCCTGCGCAGAGTTCGGCGAGCGACGACAGGACGTGCCGACTGGAGCGCTTGCAGAGCCAGTTGCTCGAAGGGCCGGGTGCGTGCACCGCTCACACGGGCAAACTGCTCGTCGACCTGCCCATGGCCCGCCCGATCAGCCGGACCCGGTGGCCGCGCTTCGCCCCGGCCGTCCTGCGGGCGGGGTTCACCGCCGTCACGGCGGTCCCGATCCGGCATGACGGCGTCTGCGGCGTGCTCAGCCTCTACCACCAGCGCGGGGCCCTGTCACCGGACCAGGTGGAGAGGGGCCGTCTGCTCGCCTCCGCAGCCGCCATCGGGCTGGCCCATCATCGTGCGCTGTACGAGGCGCGTGTCCGTGAACGACGGCTACAGGCCGCGCTCGACAGCCGGGTCCTCGTCGAGCAGGCCAAGGGAATGCTCGCCGAACGCCTCGACTGCACCGTGGGTGACGCCTTCGAACTGCTGCGCCGCCACGCGCGCGCCCACCGGATGAGGCTCCGCGACCTCGCCGGACAGATCGTCTCCGGTCCGCCCGCCGAGGGGCCGTTCCAGCGCTCGCCGCGTTGATCCGGACCGGGCCGTCGCCGCGGAGTTGGTGTTCGCCGGGAGATCCACGATGCTCGACCCCTGGATCTCCGGTGAGGGCGAGGACGTATGCGTGCGGTGGTGTTCGAGCGGTACGGGGAACCGGCCGAGGTGCGGGAGGTGCCCGACCCGGTGCCCGCGCCGCACGGGGTCGTGGTGCGCGTCGAGTCCACCGGGCTGTGCCGGAGCGACTGGCACGGCTGGATGGGCCACGACCCCGACATCGCGCTGCCGCATGTGCCCGGCCATGAACTCGCCGGTGTCGTCGAGGCGGTCGGCGCCGACGTACGCGGCCGGCGGGCCGGCGACCGGGTCACCGTGCCCTTCGTCTGCGCCTGCGGGAGCTGCCCGTCCTGCGCGGCCGGTGACCAGCAGGTGTGCGAGCGGCAGACCCAGCCGGGGTTCACGCACTGGGGCTCGTTCGCGGAGTTCGTGGCGCTGGACCACGCCGACGTGAACCTCGTCGCCATGCCGGACGAGATGTCCTTCGGGACGGCGGCCTCGCTGGGCTGCCGGTTCGCGACGGCCTACCGGGCGGTGGTCCAGCAGGGCCGGGTGGCGGCGGGGGAGTGGGTCGCCGTGCACGGCTGCGGCGGTGTGGGCCTCTCCGCCGTGATGATCGCGGCGGCCTCCGGCGCCCGGGTCGTCGCGGTCGACGTGTCCCCCGGAGCACTGGAACTGGCGCGGAAGTTCGGCGCGGCGGAGTGCGTGAACGCGGCCACCACCGACGACACGGCAGCGGCCGTACGTGAACTGACCGGCGGAGGAACCCAGTTGTCGCTGGACGCGCTCGGCTCGCCGGTCACCTGCGCGGCCTCGGTGAACGGCCTGCGCCGCCGAGGCCGCCACGTCCAGGTGGGCCTGCTCCCGTCGCCCACCGGCTCGACGCCCGTCCCGATGGCCCGTGTTGTCGCCCTCGAACTCCAACTCCTGGGCAGCCACGGCATGGCCGCCCACACCTACCCGCCGATGCTTGAACTGGTGCGGGCGGGCGTTCTGCGGCCGGACCTGCTGGTCACCTCCACCATCCCGCTGGCCGAATCCCCGGCCGCACTGGCCAAGATGGGGACGGCACCGGGGGCGGGGGTCACGGTCATCGAGCCGTGGCGCTGACGCCGGCCCCGGCCGCCCACTCGTGGTCCAGGATCGCCATCAGCACCTCGTCTGCCCATTCGCCGTCCCGCAGATGGACCTCGCGGCGCACTCCCTCCACCACGAAGCCGACCTTCTCGTAGACGCGCAGGGCCCGGTGGTTGTGGGCCCAGGCCTGCAACTCGATGCGATGCAGACCGAGTTGCTCGAAGCCGTACGCAAGGATGAGCCGGGTCGCCTCGGTACCGAGTCCGCGTCCACGACCCTTCGGTCCCAGCAGCGTGCGGAAGGTGCAGCTGCGGGCGGCGGGATCCCACTCGTACAGCACGACCTCGCCCACGAGTTCACCGGTGACACGGTCGGTCACGCCCAGATCGAGGCGGTCGGTGTGGTCGGACCGGGAGCCGTACCAGGCGCGCAGCCGCTCCATGGTGATCGCGGTGTCCGGCTCGAAGGTGAGGCGGATGACCTCGGGGTCCTCGACGATCTCGGCCATCACCTCGGCATCGGCCTCGCGGAACGGCCGCAGCACGGCCTTGTCACCGGTGAGAACGGGTTTGACGGAGAAGTCCCCGGGGCTCGTACGACTCATGCGATCCCTGTCATCCCTGTCATCCCTGTGATCCCTGTGGTCGCTGTGACCCATGTGGCTCATGCGGCTCATGGGATGAACTGTGCCCCACTCGCGAGTGGGGCACAGGGAAAAAGGGGGGGCGGCTCAGTCGTCTCTTCGGCCGCGGTTGCCCGGGCGGGCGGCGACCCACGCTCGTACGGTGTCGGCGTACCAGTAGGGCTTGCCGCCCTCCATGTGGTCGGGTGCGGGCAGCAGGCCGTGTTTGCGGTACGAGCGCACGGTGTCCGGCTGGACGCGGATGTGTGCGGCGATCTCTTTGTACGACCAGAGCCGTCGGTCGGTCATCGGTGCACCTCCCTGCGCGTGCGTCACGGGGTCGGCCAGGGTCGGCCGTCGGGGGAGCCGGACGCTGCGCTGGCGATCACAAAGCCATTGCCCGTCGAACGACCTCTGGTGACCCTGGGTCAGTACCTGTCGACACGGTGTGACGTAGAACCCGCGTACGCGCGACATGTGTGACAGCGAGGGGGTTTTTGTGACACGAGTGACGCGAAGGCGCACGCCCGCGGGTCGGAGTGGCACGTTGACCTGCGGGGCGTACGCCGATAACGGACGGGGGGCGGATCAGGCCCCGCAGGACCTCAGGAACGCGCGGGTCCGCTGCGCGATCGGCAGCGGCTTGTCCGGCTCGCAGGGGTACATGTCCTGCTCGACGATCGCGAACAGGTCCACGTCCAGCTTCTGGGCGGCGGCCAGGACGGGCCCCAGCTCCGGTACGCCGGCCGGGGGTTCGCACATGACGCCGCGGGCGACCGCCGGGCCGAACGGGACCTCGTTCGCCCGTACGTCCGCGAGGATCTCGGGGTCGACCTGCTTGAGGTGCAGGTAGCCGATCCGCTCGCCGTAGGTCTCGATCAGCTTGACGCTGTCGCCGCCGCAGTAGGCGTAGTGGCCGGTGTCCAGGCACAGCGAGACGAGCGACGAGTCGGTGCCGTCGAGGAAGCGTGTGACGTTCGCCTCGCTGTCGATGTGCGTGTCCGCGTGCGGGTGGACGACGATCTGGAGGCCGTACCGCTCCCGCACCTCGTGTCCGAGCCGCTCGGTCAGCGTCGTCAGGTTGCGCCACTGCTCGGGCGTCAGCGTGTCCGGCTCCAGCACCTCACCGGTCTTGTCGTCCCGCCAGAAGGACGGGATGACCACCAGGTGGGATGCGCCCATGGCCTGGGCGAGCACCGCGTTGTCCGCGACGTGCGCCCAGGTCTTCTCCCAGACGGCCTCGCCGTGGTGCAGCCCGGTGAAGACCGTGCCGGCGGACACCTTCAGCCCGCGCTTGGCCGTCTCCTCGGTGAGGACGGCCGGGTCGGTCGGCAAGTACCCGTACGGGCCCAGCTCGATCCACTCGTAGCCGGACTGCGAGACCTCGTCGAGGAAGCGCTGCCAGGGGACCTGCTGGGGGTCGTCCGGGAACCACACGCCCCAGGAGTCTGGCGCCGAGCCGACCCGGATGCGTGACAGTGGGGGACTTGACTGGGAGGAGGCGGATGAAGGGGACAACGTAGTCATGGGCGTCAGCTTCAGCCGACGCCCGGACGCGTGTCAAGGTCTGGTCCGAATGTCCGGACAAAGTATTGACAGGGCTCGGTGAGGCGGGCTAGACCTGAGTGCGAACCGCTGTGCCCACTGCTGTGCCCGAGTGCTGTGCCGGCTGCTTCGACGACTGCTGTGACGACCGATGTGTGAGCCGTGCGAGCCGCGAGGGCCGCTTGAGCCGAAGAAATGCGAAGGGAAGTCGATGGCGTACGACCTGATCACCATGGGGCGGATCGGAGTGGACCTGTATCCACTGCAGACCGGTGTGCCGCTCGCCCAGGTGACGTCCTTCGGGAAGTTCCTCGGCGGCTCGGCGACGAACGTCGCGGTCGCCGCGTCCCGCCTCGGACACGGCACCGCGGTGATCACGCGCACCGGCGACGACGCCTTCGGGCGCTATCTGCACGACGCCCTGCGCGACTTCGGCGTCGACGACCGCTGGGTCACGTCGGTCCCCGGCCTCAACACCCCGGTCACGTTCTGCGAGGTGTTCCCGCCGGACGACTTCCCGCTGTACTTCTACCGGCAGCCCAAGGCGCCGGATCTTGAGATCGACGCCCACGAGCTGGACCTGGACGCGGTCGGCGAGGCGAGCATCTTCTGGGTCACGGGCACCGGCCTGAGCGAGGAGCCCAGCCGCACGGCGACCCTGGCCGCTCTCGCCCACCGCGCCAAGTCCGGTACGACGGTCTTCGACCTCGACTGGCGCCCCATGTTCTGGAGCGACCCCGAGTCGGCGCGTCCCTTCTACACCGAGGCCCTGCGCCACACCACCGTCGCCGTCGGCAACCTCGACGAGGTGGAGGTGGCGACCGGCGTACGCGAGCCGCACGCCGCAGCCCGCGCCCTCCTCGACGCCGGTGTCGAACTGGCGGTCGTCAAGCAGGGCCCGAAGGGTGTTCTCGCCGTCAACAGCAAGGGCGAGACGGCCGAGGTGCCCCCGCTCCCGGTGACCGTCCTCAACGGCCTCGGCGCCGGTGACGCCTTCGGTGGTTCCCTCTGCCACGGCCTCCTCGAAGGCTGGGACCTGGAACGCATCATGCGGTACGCCAACGCGGCCGGCGCGATCGTCGCCTCCCGCCTGGAGTGCTCGTCGGCGATGCCCACCCCGACCGAGGTCGAGGCGGCACTCGCGGCGGGAGCGGTTCTGTGAGCGCCGGTACGCAGGTCGGGAGCGGGAGCGGGAGTGGTTCGGTGGCTGAGCCAGTGGCTGGTCGAGTGGGTGAGCCGGTGAGTGGTTCGGTGGCTCAGCCAGTCACCGGCCGAGTGGCTGAGCCACCGACCGGTCAGGCCAGTAGCCCACTGAGCCCCGTGGACGTCTCCGCCCTCGCCGCCACCCGAGCCCGTCACCCCGAGGCCATCGCGGAGGCCGCCGCCCGGCGGACCCGCCGCCCGCTTCTCGGGGACTCCGGCCGGCTGATGATCGTCGCCGCGGACCACCCGGCCCGCGGTGCCCTCGGCGTCGGCAACCGCAAGCTGGCCATGGCCAACCGAGCCGACCTGCTCGAACGGCTGTGCCTCGCGCTGTCCCGCCCGGGGGTCGACGGTGTCCTCGCGACCGCCGACATCCTGGACGACCTGCTCCTCCTCGGCGCCCTCGACGGCAAGGTCGTCATGGGGTCGATGAACCGCGGCGGCCTCTCCGGCGCCAGCTTCGAACTCGACGACCGCTTCACCGGCCACCGCCCCGAGGACATGGCGCGCCTCGGCTTCGACGCCGGCAAGCTGCTCGTGCGCATCGACTACGACGACCCGGGTTCCCTCACCACCCTGGAGTCCACGGCCCACGCCATCGACGCGATGGCCGAGCGCCGACTCCCGCTCTTCGTCGAGCCGTTCATCAGCAGGCGCGGCCCCGACGGCAAGCTCCGCAACGACCTCTCCGCCGAGGCCGTCACCAAGTCCATCGCCATCGCCTCTGGCCTGGGCGGCAGTTCGGCGTACACCTGGCTGAAGGTCCCCGTCACCGAGAACCCGGACGACATGGCCGAGGTCATGCAGACCTCCACCCTGCCTGCCGTGCTGCTCGGCGGCGAGGTCGGGGACGACCAGGAGGGCGCGTACGAGAAGTGGCGTGGCGCGCTCCAACTCCCCACCGTCCAGGGCCTCGTGGTGGGCCGCTCGCTGCTGTACCCGGCGGACGGCGATGTGTCCGCCGCCGTGGACACCGCCGTCGGACTGTTGTGAGGCGCGCGATGACCGACGCGATGACCGAGTTCTACGGCGGCTGTACCGTGCGGGCGGAGTCCGGCACGGCTTCGCACGACGAGTTCCAACTCCTGGGCGGGGAAAGGCTGTTCGCGTCGGTCGCCGACCGCGCACACGCATCCCGGAATGCCCGGGCACTGATCGCCTCCGGCGCGGGAGGCCGCTTCGCCCTGGCAGGAGCGAAGTGTGGGCGACGACTCCCCGCTCGCTACGGCCCCGCGCCGGAGGTCCACTTGGCACACGCGGACAGCACAGGGGACAGCACGACGGACAGCACAGGGGGACACCGATGACCCCGCCCGTATCCGTCTCCGTCCCGACGACGAGGCTCACGGTCGCGCAGGCGCTCGTACGCTTCCTGGCGGCCCAGTACACCGAGCGGGACGGCGTCCGACGCCGCCTGATCGAGGCCACCTGGGGCATCTTCGGCCACGGGAACGTCGCCGGGCTCGGCCAGGCGCTCGTCGAGTACGCGGACGACATGCCGTTCCACCAGGGCCGCAACGAACAGTCCATGGTTCACGCGGCAGTTGGTTACGCGCGGCAGTCCAACCGCCTCTCCGCGCACGCCGTGACGACGTCCATCGGCCCCGGCGCGACCAACCTCGTCACCGGCGCCGCGCTCGCCACGATCAACCACCTCCCGGTGCTCCTCCTCCCCGGAGACACCTTCGCGACCCGTTCGGCGGACCCGGTCCTCCAGCAACTCGAAGTCCCGTACGCGGGTGATGTGTCGGTCAACGACTGTCTGCGCCCGGTGTCGAGGTACTTCGACCGCGTCACGCGCCCCGAGGCGCTGATCCCGGCGGCGTTGCAGGCGATGCGGGTCCTCGCCGACCCCGTCGAGACGGGTGCCGTAACTCTCGCTCTGCCGCAGGACGTTCAGGCCGAGGCGTACGACTGGCCGGACGAGTTCTTCGCCGACCGCGTGTGGCACGTACGCCGCCCGGCCGCCGATCCCGACGAGCTGGCGGAAGCGGTACGGGCGATCCGTGCCGCGCGCCGGCCCCTGATCATCGCGGGCGGCGGAGTCCACCACAGCCGCGCCGAGGCGGTGTTGGCGGAGTTCGCCTCGGCGACCCGCATCCCCGTCGCCTCCACCCAGGCCGGCAAGGGCTCCCTGCGACACGACCACCCCCAGGACGTTGGCGGCATCGGTCACACGGGAACAGCGACAGCGGACGAACTCGCCCGCCTGGCAGACCTGGTGATAGGCGTCGGCACCCGCTACACGGACTTCACCACGGCCTCCAACACCCTGTTCGCCGCGCCGGACGTCCGCTTCCTGAACCTCAACATCGCTCCGTACGACGGCCACAAGCTGTCCGCCACCCCGCTGATCGCGGACGCCCGCAGCGCCCTGGAACAGCTGACCGAGGCACTGGCGCTCCACGAGCACCGGGTCACTGACGAGTACGCCCGCGAGTACACCGAGGACAAGGAACGCTGGGAACAGCGCGTCGACGCCGCCTACGAGGCCGACGAGCCGGACGTACGACCGACGCAGCCGCAGGTGCTCGGCGCGCTGGACGCCCTCGCCGACGAGTCGGACATCATCATCAACGCGGCCGGCTCCCTCCCCGGTGACCTGCACAAACTCTGGCGTGCGCGGTCGCAGGACCAGTACCACCTCGAATACGGCTACTCCTGCATGGGATACGAGATCCCGGCCGCGATCGGTGTGAAACTGGCGGCGCCCGAGCGTCCCGTATGGGCGCTGGTGGGCGACGGCACATACCTGATGATGCCGACGGAGATCGTGACGGCCGTACAGGAGGGGATCGCCATCAAGCTTCTCCTCATCCAGAACCACGGCTACGCGTCCATCGGCGGCCTGTCCGAGTCGGTGGGCGGCGAGCGCTTCGGCACCGCCTACCGCTATCAGGCGGACGACGGAACGTACACGGGTGCCCCCCTGCCCGTGGACCTGGCCGCCAACGTGGCGAGCCTGGGCATGCGCGTCCTGCGCGCGAAGACGGTACGGGAGCTGCGGGCGGCGCTCGCCGAGGCCCGTGCCGCCGACACTCCCACTTGTGTCTACGTCGAGACGGAAACGGCAGACACAGTGTCGGGCGCGCCTCCGGCGCAGGCCTGGTGGGATGTTCCTGTGGCCGAGACCGCGACCCGCCCGTCAGCGGTCAAGGCACGTGAGCTGTACGAACGGCACGTCTCTACCCGACGCCGCCATCTGTGAAGGAGAACCTGGGCATGACGAAGATCGTCAACCACTGGATCGGCGGCAAGACCGTCGAGGGCGCGTCGGGCACGTACGGGCCGGTCACCGACCCCGCGACCGGCGCGGTCACCACGAACGTCGCCTTCGCGACCGTCGACGAGGTCGACGCGGCCGTAGCCGCGGCCAAGGACGCGTACGCGACCTGGGGCAAGTCGTCCCTCGCGAAGAGGAGCACCATCCTCTTCAAGTTCCGCGCGCTGCTGGACGCCAACCGCGACGCGATCGCCGAGCTGATCACGGCGGAGCACGGCAAGGTGCACTCCGACGCGCTCGGCGAGGTAGCCCGAGGCCTGGAGATCGTAGAACTGGCGTGCGGTATCACCGTGCAGCTGAAGGGCGAGCTGTCGACGGAGGTGGCGAGCCGTGTCGACGTCTCGTCGATCCGCCAGCCCCTCGGCGTCGTCGCGGGCATCACGCCGTTCAACTTCCCGGCCATGGTGCCGATGTGGATGTTCCCGATCGCCATCGCGTGCGGCAACACCTTCGTGCTGAAGCCGTCGGAGAAGGACCCGTCGGCGGCGATGAAGCTCGCCGAGCTGCTGGCCGAGGCGGGCCTGCCGGACGGCGTCTTCAACGTGGTCCACGGTGACAAGGTGGCGGTGGACCGCCTCCTGGAGCACCCGGACGTCAAGGCGGTCTCCTTCGTGGGCTCGACCCCGATCGCCCGCTACATCCACACCACGGCCTCGGCGAACGGCAAGCGCGTCCAGGCCCTGGGCGGCGCCAAGAACCACATGCTGGTCCTCCCGGACGCGGACCTGGACGCGGCGGCCGACGCCGCCGTCTCCGCCGCCTACGGCTCGGCGGGCGAACGCTGCATGGCGATCTCGGCAGTGGTCGCGGTGGGCGCGATCGGCGACGAGCTGGTGGCGAAGATCCGCGAACGCGCCGAGAAGATCAAGATCGGCCCCGGCAACGACCCCACCTCCGAGATGGGCCCGCTGATCACCGCCGTCCACCGCGACAAGGTGGCCTCGTACGTCACCGGCGCGGCGGCCGAGGGCGCCGACGTCGTCCTCGACGGCAGCGGCTACACGGTCGAGGGCTTCGAGGACGGCCACTGGATCGGCATCTCGCTCCTCGACAAGGTGCCCACCTCCGCGAAGGCCTACCAGGACGAGATCTTCGGCCCGGTGCTGTGCGTGCTCCGCGTGGACACGTACGACGAGGGCGTGGCGCTGATCAACAGCTCCCCCTTCGGCAACGGCACCGCGATCTTCACCCGGGACGGCGGCGCCGCCCGCCGCTTCCAGCTGGAGATCGAGGCCGGCATGGTCGGCGTCAACGTCCCGATCCCCGTCCCGGTGGGCTACCACTCCTTCGGCGGCTGGAAGGACTCCCTCTTCGGGGACCACCACATCTACGGCAACGACGGCACCCACTTCTACACCCGCGGCAAGGTCGTCACGACCCGCTGGCCCGACCCGGCGGACGGCCCCTCGGGCGTCGACCTGGGCTTCCCGCGCAACCACTGAGCACCTCCGCGTATGCCCGCCGACCTGCTGCTTCCGGGTCGGCGGGCATTGCGGTTCCGCGCGGGATCCGAATAAGGCCTGATGTTCCTGGCCGGGCGTACGCGATCATGACAAGCATGGACGCCCACTTCCTCGGTATCCCCGAGCTGGCCGAAACCCCGTCCGTGGCGGTCGTGATCGACGTCATGCGAGCCTTCACCGTGGCCGCCTGGGTCTTTGCCCAGGGTGCGGAAAAGATCGTTCTCGCCGAGTCGCTGGACGACGCGCTGGCGCTCAGGGCCGCCCACCCGGACTGGACGGCCCTCAAGGACGGTCCGCCCGCACCCGGATTCGACATGGTCAACTCACCCGGCATGCTGCGGTCCGTCAACCTTCGCGGACGAACCGTCGTACAGAAGACCACGGCGGGGACGGTCGGCGCCCTCGCCGTCAAGGACGCGCCG
The DNA window shown above is from Streptomyces sp. NBC_01451 and carries:
- the mmsA gene encoding CoA-acylating methylmalonate-semialdehyde dehydrogenase, which codes for MTKIVNHWIGGKTVEGASGTYGPVTDPATGAVTTNVAFATVDEVDAAVAAAKDAYATWGKSSLAKRSTILFKFRALLDANRDAIAELITAEHGKVHSDALGEVARGLEIVELACGITVQLKGELSTEVASRVDVSSIRQPLGVVAGITPFNFPAMVPMWMFPIAIACGNTFVLKPSEKDPSAAMKLAELLAEAGLPDGVFNVVHGDKVAVDRLLEHPDVKAVSFVGSTPIARYIHTTASANGKRVQALGGAKNHMLVLPDADLDAAADAAVSAAYGSAGERCMAISAVVAVGAIGDELVAKIRERAEKIKIGPGNDPTSEMGPLITAVHRDKVASYVTGAAAEGADVVLDGSGYTVEGFEDGHWIGISLLDKVPTSAKAYQDEIFGPVLCVLRVDTYDEGVALINSSPFGNGTAIFTRDGGAARRFQLEIEAGMVGVNVPIPVPVGYHSFGGWKDSLFGDHHIYGNDGTHFYTRGKVVTTRWPDPADGPSGVDLGFPRNH